The genomic DNA AGATGCGAACGCGCCGGGCCAACTGCCGCCCCAGTCTGTTGTGCGGGAGCATACCCGTTACAGCAAACATCATGGCACGCGTGGGGTGCTTAGCAACCAGTTTCTCGTAGGTGGTCTCTTTGATGCCGCCAAGGTAACCGGAATGCCGGTAATACTTCTTGGCCTGCGCCTTCTTCCCCGTGATGCGCGCCTTATCGGCATTGATAATCACCACATGGTCGCCACAATCCAGGTACGGCGTATACTGCGGCTTGTGTTTGCCGCGCAGTAATTTCGCGGCCTCCGCGGCAACCCGCCCGAGTACCTTGCCCTTGGCGTCAAGGACAAACCATCTCTTCTGAATATCTCCCTTACGGGGGACATACGTTTTCACCGCTTCTTTCTCCTCAACGGCCCTGTACGGCCGTAAAAGCACAGGTATCACCACTTTGCGAGGACAACGCGAACCCAAAGTCTACCTGACGCAAAACCGAATGTCAAGAAATACTCGCGCGTGCGCCCAAATCACCGGATAACACAACGATTGGGGAAACTCACACAAAGGAAACAGAGGAACCGGAGCCCGCGAAGCTCGATGGGGATGGGAACCTGACGTGCCACGCGCAGACCTCCGGGCCTCCAAATCGCGCGCAAGCACGGCTTCGTGCACCGTTTCCAACAGCCTGGGACACGTCTCTTGATGAAGCGCCACCGCGCAATTCACAATGATGCATCCTATCTCATTCTGTTCCGGAGGATTCAATCTCCGTTTTCCCTGTGTCTCCGTGTGAGTTCATCCTTGGTCTTTATGGAGACAATAACATTCCTCCAGCGAGAGGTTTGTTATCCGGCGACCAGGGCGCGCGGAGGACACTTGGCGCGCCGGAGCCAATTCCTCTCCGTGCCGGACGCTCACGGTACCACGAACAACGCGAACCCGAGCCTCAATCGCTCACGTCGACCGTGACATAGTCGATATACATTCCCGCCGCATCCACCTCAGGCGCGGTCGAGCGCATCCGTAAATAGTTGATGCCCCGGGGCTCGCGATACGAGCGCGGGAGATACACGCGAGCCTCTTCATCTACATATACCACCGCGGTCCGTCCGGGCGCGTCCCATTGAATGCGCAGCGTGTGCCAGTCGCCCACCTTGATAACTTCGTTCACGGAGATGTGGCCATCCGGCCGGATAGGAAGCGAAAAGACGGCCTCGTGCTCGCCATTCGGGTCAGTGGGATCGAAAAACCGGTCCATTAGAGAAACCGCCGCCCCTCCAAAGCCTTCGCGCAAAAGAACGCGCAGCGTGAGGACCCCTTTACGGCCCATCGGGAAATTCCAGACCGCGCCGTCGCCCGCCTTGTCGTCCGGACGGCGGACGTGCAATACCTTGCCGCCCCGGGCGTCCGGCAGCTCCACAAGCACAGGACTCTGGACGCGATCTTGCCACCAATGCTTCACCTCGCCGAAATGCTTGAACACGGACCAGCCGTCGAGCCCCCC from Candidatus Hydrogenedentota bacterium includes the following:
- the rplM gene encoding 50S ribosomal protein L13, encoding MKTYVPRKGDIQKRWFVLDAKGKVLGRVAAEAAKLLRGKHKPQYTPYLDCGDHVVIINADKARITGKKAQAKKYYRHSGYLGGIKETTYEKLVAKHPTRAMMFAVTGMLPHNRLGRQLARRVRIYAGGEHPHEAQNPETYTF